A genomic segment from Chitinophaga flava encodes:
- a CDS encoding zinc-dependent alcohol dehydrogenase family protein, whose protein sequence is MKAVQLKSFGIDQLMVEEREIPALQANEVLVNIKAVSLNYLDLIMVNGSFNKNVAFPYTPASDGAGVVTAVGAGVTRWKPGDRVVIQYVQNWTKGRIDAESNAVRVGWQIPGVMAEFVSIPEHGLVKAPENLSFEETATLPIAALTAWYALIEQAGLRLGQTVLTQGTGGVSLFALQIAKAAGARVIATTSSDEKAARLKALGADAVINYRQYPEWHQQVKALTGGEGVDITLDVAGEQTIGQSLLSVKEHGYVGTAGFISGTALPLDIMQHQINMNFIRIQGLAVGSAESFNAMNRAITINNIHPVIDKIYPLSQVQDAYRRLESGQHIGKVVISLA, encoded by the coding sequence ATGAAAGCAGTTCAATTAAAAAGTTTCGGGATAGATCAGTTGATGGTGGAAGAGCGCGAGATACCTGCACTTCAGGCGAATGAAGTATTGGTGAATATTAAAGCAGTGTCTTTAAATTATCTCGACCTGATCATGGTAAATGGCAGTTTTAACAAAAATGTTGCTTTCCCTTATACACCGGCATCGGACGGAGCGGGCGTGGTAACGGCAGTAGGGGCCGGCGTTACCAGATGGAAACCGGGAGACCGTGTGGTGATTCAATATGTGCAGAACTGGACAAAGGGCAGGATAGATGCAGAAAGTAATGCGGTGCGGGTAGGGTGGCAAATACCCGGTGTAATGGCTGAATTTGTTAGTATTCCGGAACATGGGCTGGTGAAAGCACCAGAGAACCTCAGCTTTGAAGAAACGGCCACACTGCCCATTGCAGCGCTTACCGCGTGGTATGCCTTGATAGAGCAGGCCGGGCTGCGGCTGGGTCAAACTGTTCTTACCCAGGGCACGGGAGGTGTATCATTGTTTGCCCTGCAGATAGCCAAAGCAGCAGGCGCCAGGGTGATCGCTACTACCAGCAGTGATGAAAAAGCAGCGAGACTGAAAGCGCTTGGTGCCGATGCGGTGATCAACTATCGTCAGTATCCGGAATGGCATCAGCAGGTGAAAGCGCTGACAGGCGGGGAAGGTGTAGATATTACACTGGATGTAGCCGGAGAGCAGACAATCGGCCAATCGCTTTTATCAGTCAAAGAACACGGTTATGTAGGCACAGCGGGTTTTATATCCGGAACAGCGCTGCCACTGGATATCATGCAGCACCAGATCAACATGAACTTCATCCGTATCCAGGGCCTCGCTGTAGGTAGTGCAGAAAGTTTCAATGCCATGAACCGCGCCATCACCATCAACAATATTCATCCTGTAATTGATAAAATCTATCCTTTAAGCCAGGTGCAGGATGCGTACCGGCGGCTGGAATCCGGTCAGCATATCGGAAAGGTGGTTATCTCGCTTGCCTGA
- a CDS encoding AraC family transcriptional regulator, whose amino-acid sequence MDFLHDSFAVEIAAYDEWQERSRKNNFFELVYILDGEGHQRVNNILHPYHKNGIFLLPAAKCHYYQVDRPTRFLFVRFTGTYFVPGPNDYVDYSSWFSRLNFILGNNNYHSGEVVTDPEDKAQLKRLLDSILYEYEKKDICSAFIIQNTLVAVLAIICRNMQKRMLSGRMFSDDRFAELLNFISFNILDVEKLSVPHLSQRFHIAETYFSEYFRRNANERFQDYVMKLRLKIAESRAVYTDASLQNIALELGFTDSSHMNRMMKKYYNKGMRQIRNGQKQEA is encoded by the coding sequence ATGGATTTTTTACATGATTCTTTTGCTGTGGAAATAGCAGCATACGACGAATGGCAGGAAAGAAGCCGGAAAAACAACTTCTTTGAACTCGTATACATCCTGGATGGAGAAGGGCACCAACGGGTGAATAATATTCTCCACCCTTATCATAAAAACGGTATTTTTCTTTTACCGGCCGCCAAATGCCATTATTACCAGGTAGACAGACCTACCCGTTTTCTGTTTGTTCGTTTTACCGGTACCTACTTTGTACCGGGCCCGAATGATTATGTAGATTACAGCAGCTGGTTCAGCCGGCTGAATTTTATTCTGGGCAATAACAACTATCATTCAGGAGAAGTGGTGACAGACCCGGAAGACAAAGCACAGTTAAAACGCCTGTTGGACAGCATTCTCTATGAATATGAAAAAAAGGATATCTGTTCAGCCTTTATCATACAGAATACTTTGGTGGCCGTATTGGCGATTATTTGCCGCAATATGCAGAAAAGGATGCTGAGCGGACGCATGTTTAGTGATGACCGCTTTGCCGAACTGCTGAATTTTATCAGCTTTAATATACTGGATGTGGAGAAACTTTCAGTACCTCATCTATCACAACGGTTTCATATTGCAGAAACCTACTTCAGTGAATATTTCAGACGTAATGCCAACGAACGTTTTCAGGATTACGTGATGAAGCTCCGGTTAAAAATTGCTGAATCACGCGCTGTTTATACAGATGCATCCTTACAGAATATTGCATTGGAGCTGGGTTTTACAGACAGCAGCCATATGAACCGGATGATGAAAAAATACTATAACAAAGGCATGCGGCAGATCCGGAATGGACAAAAACAAGAGGCCTGA